A DNA window from Pseudarthrobacter sp. W1I19 contains the following coding sequences:
- a CDS encoding FtsK/SpoIIIE domain-containing protein — protein sequence MRIRLTLRRDPADAKDLAVTVDGLATVADVAATLWAADPARKGTPAPDNLSLKIDEAFVGGGMRGNVLAREDNLLESGLRPGSVVSLAQVSAQFGDPSATRGPAAATLRVLSGPDVGREFSLPSGTSYIGRDRDVDIRLSDPLTSKRHARITVGESVEIVDTNSANGLLMDGLPVTRATLNSSDTITLGDTTITVVPLGHNQAAAPTSPLVDFNRSPRVVPRFEEPKRVLPAGPKRPEDHPFPFIMLLIPLLMGAVIFSVSNNPLSAVFMLMMPLFVVGHYVDQKMRTKRQQKDQLKHFRASMAAFREDITELQHVERAVRLQEAPSVSDTVDAIYKLGPLLWTHRPEHSGFLGLRFGLGTVPSRVLLEEPSNNDTEVEYAREIQDCIKQFRDIEGVPVVSQFRTAGSLGIAGARGLVDDIARGMVLQLAGLHSPAEVVLTAITSAQSRDRWNWLQWLPHVGSGHSPLSGDHLAAGSAGGASLVARLEDLVEARETAAKRSGPALRPALDPAKDEVEAPVVPAVLVVVEDDAPVDRGRLTRLAERGPDAGVHVLWVATDVQAIPAACRDFMVVDAEHGTTTGQVRLGRHTYPVSCESVDAELAGQLARMLTPVVDVGKPVTDDSDLPRAVSYATLIGKDFLDNPQAVAERWTENNSVHSSAVANRKDNGTLRALVGSKGIEPLYLDLKNEGPHALVGGTTGAGKSEFLQSWVMGMAAAYSPDRVSFLFVDYKGGAAFADCINLPHTVGLVTDLSPHLVRRALTSLRAELHYREHLLNRKKAKDLLALQREADPEAPPYLIIIVDEFAALASEVPEFVDGVVDVAARGRSLGLHLILATQRPAGVIKDSLRANTNLRVALRMADEEDATDILGVPDAAYFDPAIPGRGAAKTGPGRIQGFQTGYAGGWTTDKPQRPQIDIVEMAFGSGPNWEAPAPEKPVLEAPAGPNDIARMTATIVRAAGSLAIGPPRKPWLDELAKTYDFSRLPNPRTDEQLLLGVADDPARQAQPTVFYQPDKDGNMAIYGTGGSGKSAALRGIAIAAAVTPRGGPVHVYGIDCGSSGLRMLEELPHVGEIINGDDVERVGRLLRLLRDIAEQRSAAFAEVRASTIVEYRKLANRPHEKRIFVLVDGMSAFREAYEHSRLSGLWDIFLQLATDGRTLGIHLVVTGDRPNSVPASLLASIQRRLVLRLSSEEDYMSMDVPRDVLGAGSPPGRGLLDGLEVQLAVLGGNSNLALQAREVHKLSEAMLRQGLESAPGIEKLPEQVDLDVLPAGGPDLPVIGVDNETLRPAEVMARGPLLLAGPPGAGRTVALVTLAYALRRSNPATELIYIGARRSAVASLPIWNRSVVGPDDVAEVVEDLVEHSSGNPGALAIFIEGLTEFTDTMAESGVGRLVTASIKADQWVIGESETSTWSSAWSLAQPFKSGRRGLLLNPGDIEGDSLLNTSLGRTGPDFIPGRGYVVGRGKARKIQVALPPENRD from the coding sequence TGGCTGACGTTGCTGCAACGCTCTGGGCCGCCGACCCTGCCCGCAAGGGCACGCCCGCCCCGGACAACCTTTCGCTGAAGATCGATGAGGCCTTTGTGGGCGGCGGCATGCGCGGCAACGTCCTCGCCCGCGAGGACAACCTCCTCGAATCAGGCCTCCGGCCCGGCTCCGTAGTGTCCCTGGCCCAGGTCAGCGCACAGTTCGGTGACCCCAGTGCCACCCGCGGCCCCGCGGCCGCCACCCTGCGCGTGCTGTCAGGGCCCGACGTCGGCCGCGAATTTTCGCTGCCATCCGGCACCAGCTACATCGGCCGGGACCGGGACGTGGACATCCGGCTCTCCGATCCGCTGACCTCCAAACGGCATGCCCGCATCACGGTGGGGGAGTCCGTGGAAATCGTGGACACCAATTCCGCCAACGGGCTGCTGATGGACGGCCTGCCGGTTACCCGCGCCACGTTGAATTCCTCGGACACCATCACCCTGGGCGACACCACCATCACGGTGGTCCCTCTGGGACACAACCAGGCCGCCGCGCCCACCTCGCCTTTGGTGGACTTCAACCGTTCACCTCGGGTGGTTCCCCGGTTTGAGGAACCGAAGCGCGTCCTGCCCGCCGGACCCAAACGCCCCGAGGACCATCCTTTCCCCTTCATCATGCTGCTCATCCCGCTGTTGATGGGTGCGGTGATTTTTTCGGTCAGCAACAATCCGCTCTCGGCGGTGTTTATGCTGATGATGCCGCTGTTCGTGGTGGGCCATTACGTGGACCAGAAAATGCGGACCAAGCGCCAGCAGAAGGACCAGCTCAAGCATTTCCGCGCGTCCATGGCCGCCTTCCGGGAGGACATCACCGAACTGCAGCACGTGGAGCGTGCCGTCCGCTTGCAGGAGGCACCCTCCGTCAGCGACACCGTTGACGCCATCTACAAACTGGGTCCGCTGCTGTGGACCCACCGCCCGGAACACAGCGGCTTCCTGGGCCTGCGGTTCGGCCTGGGCACCGTGCCCTCGCGGGTCCTCCTGGAGGAACCGTCGAACAACGACACCGAGGTGGAGTACGCCCGCGAAATCCAGGACTGCATCAAGCAGTTCCGGGACATCGAAGGCGTGCCGGTGGTATCGCAGTTCCGGACAGCCGGCTCGCTGGGCATCGCGGGCGCCCGCGGGCTGGTGGACGATATTGCCCGCGGCATGGTGCTCCAGCTCGCAGGGCTGCACTCACCGGCCGAAGTGGTCCTCACAGCCATCACCTCCGCCCAGTCCAGGGACAGATGGAACTGGCTCCAGTGGCTGCCGCACGTCGGCTCCGGCCACAGCCCCCTGTCCGGCGACCACCTGGCCGCCGGTTCGGCAGGCGGCGCATCCCTGGTGGCCCGCCTCGAAGACCTGGTGGAAGCCAGGGAAACCGCCGCCAAACGCTCCGGCCCCGCCCTTCGCCCCGCCCTGGATCCAGCCAAGGACGAGGTGGAGGCACCGGTGGTGCCGGCCGTGCTGGTGGTTGTGGAGGACGACGCCCCCGTGGACCGGGGGCGTCTTACCCGGCTCGCCGAACGTGGCCCGGATGCCGGCGTGCACGTGTTGTGGGTGGCCACCGATGTGCAGGCCATACCCGCTGCCTGCCGCGACTTTATGGTGGTGGACGCCGAACACGGCACCACCACCGGACAGGTCCGGCTGGGCCGCCACACCTACCCCGTCAGCTGCGAGAGCGTGGACGCCGAACTCGCCGGGCAGCTGGCCAGGATGCTCACGCCGGTGGTGGACGTTGGCAAACCGGTCACCGATGATTCCGACCTTCCACGCGCCGTCTCCTATGCCACCCTGATCGGCAAGGATTTCCTGGACAACCCGCAGGCCGTCGCCGAACGCTGGACGGAAAACAACTCCGTGCACAGCAGCGCCGTGGCCAACCGCAAGGACAACGGCACCCTCCGCGCCCTGGTGGGTTCCAAAGGCATCGAACCGCTGTACCTGGACCTGAAGAACGAGGGCCCGCACGCCCTGGTGGGCGGAACCACCGGTGCCGGCAAATCCGAATTCCTGCAGTCCTGGGTGATGGGCATGGCGGCGGCGTACAGCCCGGACCGGGTCAGCTTCCTGTTTGTTGATTACAAGGGCGGGGCCGCTTTCGCTGACTGCATCAACCTGCCGCACACGGTAGGACTGGTGACGGACCTTTCGCCGCACCTGGTCCGGCGTGCGCTGACTTCGCTGCGCGCCGAACTGCACTACCGGGAGCACCTGCTGAACCGGAAGAAGGCCAAGGACCTGCTGGCGCTGCAGCGCGAGGCCGATCCGGAAGCGCCGCCCTACCTGATCATCATCGTGGACGAATTTGCGGCGCTCGCCAGCGAGGTCCCCGAGTTCGTGGACGGCGTGGTGGACGTTGCCGCGCGCGGACGGTCCCTGGGCCTGCACCTCATCCTGGCAACCCAGCGCCCGGCCGGCGTGATCAAGGACAGCCTGCGGGCCAATACCAACCTTCGGGTGGCGCTGCGTATGGCCGACGAGGAGGACGCCACGGACATCCTGGGCGTCCCGGATGCCGCCTACTTCGACCCCGCCATCCCGGGGCGGGGCGCGGCCAAGACCGGTCCCGGCCGGATCCAGGGCTTCCAGACCGGTTACGCCGGCGGCTGGACTACGGACAAACCCCAACGGCCGCAGATCGACATCGTGGAGATGGCGTTCGGCTCCGGCCCCAACTGGGAGGCTCCCGCCCCGGAAAAGCCCGTGCTCGAGGCGCCGGCTGGCCCCAACGACATCGCGCGGATGACGGCCACCATTGTCCGCGCGGCCGGCTCGCTCGCGATCGGGCCACCGCGCAAACCATGGCTGGATGAACTGGCCAAGACCTACGATTTCTCCAGGCTGCCCAACCCCCGCACCGACGAACAGTTGCTCCTCGGGGTGGCTGATGATCCTGCCAGGCAGGCCCAGCCCACCGTGTTCTACCAGCCGGACAAAGACGGCAACATGGCCATCTACGGCACAGGCGGATCAGGAAAATCGGCGGCTTTGCGGGGCATCGCGATCGCCGCTGCAGTCACTCCCCGCGGCGGGCCTGTGCACGTCTACGGGATCGACTGCGGATCCTCCGGGCTGCGGATGCTGGAGGAGCTTCCGCACGTGGGCGAGATCATCAATGGCGACGACGTGGAACGCGTGGGCCGCCTGCTGCGCCTGCTGCGGGACATCGCTGAGCAGCGGTCCGCCGCATTCGCCGAGGTGCGTGCCTCCACCATCGTGGAGTACCGCAAGCTCGCCAACCGGCCCCATGAGAAGCGGATCTTTGTCCTGGTGGACGGTATGTCGGCGTTCCGCGAGGCGTACGAACACAGCAGGCTGTCCGGGCTGTGGGACATTTTCCTGCAGTTGGCCACCGACGGCCGTACCCTCGGCATCCACCTGGTGGTCACCGGGGACAGGCCCAACTCGGTCCCCGCCTCATTGCTCGCCTCCATCCAGCGGCGCCTGGTCCTCCGGCTCTCCTCCGAGGAGGACTACATGTCCATGGATGTTCCGCGGGACGTGCTGGGCGCCGGCTCCCCGCCCGGCCGGGGGCTGCTGGACGGGCTCGAAGTGCAGCTCGCCGTGCTGGGCGGGAACTCCAACCTTGCCCTGCAGGCCCGTGAAGTGCACAAGCTCAGCGAAGCCATGCTGCGCCAGGGCCTGGAGTCCGCCCCCGGCATCGAGAAGCTGCCGGAGCAGGTGGATCTGGACGTCCTTCCCGCCGGCGGCCCGGACCTGCCCGTGATCGGCGTCGACAACGAAACGCTCCGCCCGGCTGAGGTCATGGCACGGGGACCGCTCCTCCTCGCCGGCCCGCCAGGCGCCGGCCGGACCGTCGCGCTCGTGACCCTGGCCTACGCCCTCCGACGGTCCAACCCCGCCACGGAGCTCATCTACATCGGGGCCCGCCGGTCCGCCGTCGCCTCCCTGCCCATCTGGAACCGCTCAGTGGTGGGCCCGGACGACGTAGCCGAGGTAGTGGAAGACCTGGTGGAGCACTCCTCGGGAAACCCGGGGGCTCTGGCCATTTTCATCGAGGGGCTGACGGAATTCACCGACACCATGGCGGAGTCCGGCGTGGGCCGGCTGGTGACAGCGTCCATTAAGGCGGACCAATGGGTCATCGGTGAATCCGAAACCTCCACCTGGTCCTCGGCCTGGTCACTGGCCCAGCCCTTCAAATCCGGCCGGCGGGGCCTGCTGCTGAACCCGGGCGACATCGAAGGTGACAGCCTGCTGAACACATCGCTGGGCCGGACCGGCCCGGACTTCATCCCGGGCCGCGGGTACGTGGTGGGGCGCGGAAAGGCGCGCAAAATCCAGGTTGCGCTGCCGCCCGAAAACAGGGACTGA